Proteins encoded in a region of the Isoalcanivorax pacificus W11-5 genome:
- a CDS encoding GNAT family N-acetyltransferase yields the protein MTASFVIESFSRAQHDRSAFDCGVPVLNHYIQRQVSSDIRRNLARCTVAVRAERPTQLAGYYTLSAHSVEADLLPESLSQSPYPSVPAVLIGRLAVCQSCQGQALGVQLVVSALRKSLRLHEELGIQLVVVDPLGEEVVAFYERFGFQEFSGGRLLLSLKTVKRALAE from the coding sequence GTGACGGCTTCCTTTGTCATTGAATCATTCAGCCGCGCGCAACACGATCGCAGTGCGTTCGATTGCGGCGTGCCGGTGCTGAATCACTATATCCAGCGACAGGTATCCAGTGACATCCGCCGTAACCTGGCTCGCTGTACTGTTGCCGTGCGCGCTGAGCGCCCCACGCAACTGGCAGGCTACTACACGCTCTCGGCACACAGCGTTGAGGCTGATCTGCTGCCAGAATCATTGTCGCAATCCCCCTACCCGAGTGTGCCGGCGGTGCTGATTGGGCGTCTCGCGGTCTGCCAGTCCTGCCAGGGACAGGCTCTGGGGGTGCAACTGGTGGTCAGCGCCTTGCGCAAAAGCCTGCGGCTGCATGAAGAGCTGGGTATACAGCTCGTAGTCGTGGATCCCCTGGGGGAGGAAGTGGTGGCATTCTACGAGAGATTCGGGTTTCAGGAATTCAGCGGTGGCCGGCTGCTGCTGTCCCTCAAGACGGTAAAGCGGGCGTTGGCCGAATAG
- a CDS encoding DUF1778 domain-containing protein: MSAQTEGVTRKDERLNLRVDARTKAMLVRAAEISGARLTDFLLQTALDRADRLLSQPQVTRVSNEEFVRVLDMIEHPPAPTDYLVAAMKRFD, translated from the coding sequence ATGAGTGCGCAGACCGAAGGGGTAACCCGGAAAGACGAACGCCTGAATTTGCGGGTGGATGCCCGGACGAAGGCCATGCTGGTCAGGGCAGCGGAAATCAGCGGTGCCCGCCTGACGGATTTCCTGTTGCAGACCGCTCTCGATCGCGCGGACAGGCTACTCAGCCAGCCGCAGGTCACCAGGGTGAGTAATGAGGAATTCGTCCGGGTGCTGGACATGATCGAACATCCGCCTGCCCCGACGGATTATCTGGTTGCCGCCATGAAGCGGTTTGATTGA
- the recO gene encoding DNA repair protein RecO has translation MADRGSPLETAWVLHARPYRNSSLVLDMFSAGRGRLGVVARGGRRNHLLQPFRPLLVSFTGRGELLTIQQVESAGSTLPLAGRALYCGMYLNELLVRLLHRNDPHPGLMAPYEATLQALATDVPAQDVLLRHFELALLDELGYSFSLTEDATGMPLRPQQAYRFDPELGLVPAASGWPGNALLAMAAGDWQDDTRRVARDLLRAALAPHLGSRPLVSRELFR, from the coding sequence ATGGCGGACAGGGGCTCGCCGCTGGAAACCGCCTGGGTGCTGCATGCCCGGCCCTATCGCAACAGCAGCCTGGTGCTGGACATGTTCAGTGCCGGCCGGGGCCGGCTTGGCGTGGTGGCGCGCGGCGGCCGCCGCAACCATCTTTTGCAGCCTTTTCGCCCGTTGCTGGTGAGTTTCACCGGGCGCGGTGAACTGCTGACTATCCAGCAGGTGGAAAGTGCCGGCAGTACCTTGCCGCTGGCTGGCCGTGCGCTGTACTGCGGCATGTACCTGAACGAATTGCTGGTGCGGCTGCTGCATCGCAACGACCCCCATCCCGGCCTGATGGCGCCCTACGAGGCGACCCTCCAGGCCCTGGCCACGGACGTGCCGGCGCAGGATGTCCTGCTGCGGCACTTCGAACTCGCCCTGCTGGATGAACTCGGCTACAGCTTTTCGCTCACCGAGGATGCCACCGGCATGCCCCTGCGCCCGCAGCAGGCTTATCGTTTTGATCCCGAACTGGGCCTGGTGCCCGCTGCCAGCGGCTGGCCCGGCAACGCCTTGCTCGCCATGGCCGCCGGTGACTGGCAGGACGACACCCGCCGCGTGGCCCGCGACCTGCTGCGCGCCGCGCTGGCGCCGCATCTGGGCAGCCGGCCGCTGGTGAGCCGGGAGCTGTTTCGGTAG